In a single window of the Melioribacteraceae bacterium genome:
- a CDS encoding M56 family metallopeptidase translates to MNYFNQFLPNELIYSFGWTIFHSFWQGALSAIIILVGYLFTEKNNSKIRYSIATASLFFFLFCALITFIYHYEKVSQVTMASISTENSTPVEINGNSFLVMGSEKSILENIQNTFGNNLPLIVMVWFIGMFLFTLKISGGIYFLHKMRKSGLVDLNDHWEKTIAGLQAKLDFPRKVQVFESCKTVVPLAFGIIKPIILLPLGIMNGMSQTQIEAIIIHELAHLRRNDYLVNLIQCFAESIFFYHPAIWWISSIIRDERENCCDDMTVQITGNTVEYSKALYNLQLITNLSNKPALALTGENSLLRRIKRMNEKNNLLANYGVRLTAFVIMLLLIGIATLVTSSPSSGNSVSEIRTNNASIVSFQKQMQLKSSDNLIGIPDSSKSKKKSITFTEKEGEEKVKYKAKLNNGKLEQLSINGNKVDDKELPQYQEKIDQQLKEFEIAEKEYKESLKKYRESSEKYHAARKKIRVTDSTRFNFNFDGFPFANHFRMNIDTNGLHKELRALKKHWNKDLAGKSFTIPQIVIPPIPPLPDNLFDGLNNNLNKLEFDSQEFEESMKEWKVDLEKEMKKLKEELSKQKWNNENFKMDMKEFGLNMKKFGAEMNKFGKEMKKFGKFMHDVKEELIADGFITSEDDIEDFELSKDQMVVNGQKVDDNLHKKYLAVYKKHFGKDLSGDNAIKFKD, encoded by the coding sequence ATGAATTACTTTAATCAATTTTTACCAAATGAATTAATTTACTCTTTTGGGTGGACAATATTTCATTCCTTTTGGCAGGGAGCGCTTTCAGCAATCATCATACTTGTTGGTTATCTTTTTACAGAAAAAAATAATTCCAAGATAAGATATAGTATTGCAACAGCATCGCTTTTCTTTTTCCTTTTCTGCGCGCTGATAACTTTCATCTATCATTATGAAAAAGTCTCACAGGTAACAATGGCCTCAATTTCTACCGAGAATTCTACACCGGTGGAAATTAATGGAAACTCATTTTTAGTGATGGGCAGTGAAAAATCTATACTTGAAAATATTCAAAATACATTCGGGAACAATTTACCATTGATTGTAATGGTTTGGTTTATTGGTATGTTTTTATTCACTCTCAAAATCAGCGGCGGAATTTATTTTTTGCACAAAATGAGAAAAAGTGGATTAGTTGATTTAAATGATCATTGGGAGAAGACAATAGCAGGACTTCAAGCAAAACTTGATTTTCCAAGAAAAGTACAAGTTTTTGAGTCGTGCAAAACTGTAGTTCCTTTAGCATTCGGGATTATTAAACCAATTATTTTATTACCGCTTGGTATAATGAATGGAATGTCACAAACACAAATTGAAGCTATAATTATTCATGAGCTTGCTCACCTAAGAAGAAATGATTATTTGGTAAATCTGATACAATGTTTCGCCGAATCAATATTTTTCTATCATCCCGCCATTTGGTGGATCTCTTCAATAATAAGAGATGAAAGAGAAAATTGCTGCGATGATATGACAGTTCAAATCACAGGCAATACAGTAGAATATTCAAAAGCTTTGTATAACCTTCAGCTTATAACAAACCTTTCAAATAAACCTGCTCTTGCATTAACAGGAGAAAATTCATTATTGAGGAGAATAAAAAGAATGAACGAGAAAAATAATTTACTCGCAAATTACGGGGTGAGACTTACCGCGTTTGTAATAATGCTCCTGCTTATTGGCATTGCTACATTGGTAACATCATCTCCATCATCCGGAAACAGTGTTTCCGAGATAAGAACAAACAACGCATCTATTGTATCATTCCAGAAACAAATGCAACTGAAATCTTCTGATAATTTGATTGGTATCCCCGATTCCTCGAAGTCAAAAAAGAAATCCATAACCTTTACAGAGAAAGAGGGGGAAGAAAAAGTTAAATACAAAGCAAAACTAAATAACGGAAAACTGGAACAACTCTCTATTAATGGGAACAAGGTTGATGACAAAGAACTGCCTCAATATCAGGAGAAAATTGATCAACAATTAAAGGAATTTGAGATAGCTGAAAAAGAATACAAAGAGAGTCTTAAAAAGTATCGGGAGAGCTCTGAAAAATATCATGCCGCAAGAAAAAAAATACGAGTAACCGATTCTACGAGATTTAATTTCAATTTCGACGGGTTCCCTTTTGCCAATCACTTTAGAATGAACATTGACACCAACGGATTGCATAAAGAATTACGCGCGCTTAAGAAACATTGGAATAAAGATCTTGCAGGAAAATCCTTTACTATTCCACAAATAGTTATTCCGCCAATTCCGCCGCTTCCCGATAATTTGTTTGATGGACTTAACAACAATCTCAATAAGTTAGAGTTTGATAGTCAGGAGTTCGAAGAGTCAATGAAAGAATGGAAAGTGGATTTAGAAAAAGAAATGAAAAAACTCAAAGAAGAGTTATCGAAACAAAAGTGGAATAATGAAAACTTCAAGATGGATATGAAAGAGTTTGGTTTGAATATGAAAAAATTTGGTGCCGAGATGAACAAGTTTGGAAAAGAAATGAAGAAGTTTGGAAAATTTATGCATGATGTGAAGGAAGAATTAATCGCCGATGGTTTTATAACTTCGGAAGATGACATTGAAGATTTTGAGCTATCAAAAGATCAAATGGTTGTTAACGGCCAGAAAGTTGACGACAATCTTCACAAAAAATATTTAGCGGTTTATAAAAAACATTTTGGAAAAGATTTGTCCGGGGATAACGCAATTAAATTCAAAGATTGA
- a CDS encoding sigma-70 family RNA polymerase sigma factor, which translates to MSEQELIEQAKEGNRAAMSALVKNYEQTVYNFSFKICRNKDKAEHTMQETFLSMIKHLDQFSGNSKLSTWLYRVVSNHCLMLARSQNKYEYASFENEDSDIDEKSIADWNISPDNILENEELKKQLDNAIQQLPAEYRVVFLLRDVEEFSTEETANMLELSVPAVKSRLHRARAFLRNELNKMMNNGR; encoded by the coding sequence ATGTCCGAACAAGAACTTATTGAGCAAGCTAAAGAAGGTAATCGCGCCGCGATGTCTGCATTGGTTAAAAATTATGAACAAACGGTTTATAATTTTTCTTTTAAGATTTGCCGGAACAAAGATAAAGCAGAACACACAATGCAGGAAACCTTCTTAAGCATGATAAAACATCTTGATCAATTTTCCGGCAATTCTAAATTGTCAACTTGGCTCTACAGAGTGGTTTCTAATCATTGCTTAATGCTTGCCCGTTCGCAGAATAAGTATGAGTACGCCTCATTTGAAAATGAAGATTCTGATATTGACGAAAAGAGTATTGCGGATTGGAATATTTCTCCAGATAATATTCTAGAAAATGAAGAATTAAAAAAACAGCTTGATAATGCAATTCAGCAGCTACCTGCCGAATACCGAGTTGTTTTTTTATTAAGGGATGTTGAAGAATTTTCTACTGAAGAAACAGCAAATATGTTGGAGCTGAGCGTACCGGCGGTTAAATCGAGGCTTCATAGAGCGAGAGCATTTTTAAGAAATGAATTAAATAAGATGATGAACAATGGAAGATAA
- a CDS encoding DNA-3-methyladenine glycosylase 2 family protein, with protein sequence MKMNKNLIAAKHLSKNDKLLSTIIKSNGIRNLTSNNKYFNSLLDAIIGQQLSIAAAATIRKRFYAFFSNKPIPELILESDDSNLRACGLSNAKVKYVKDLSLKVVSKEISLRNFSKKTDEEVIELLTKVKGVGIWTAHMFLIFTLGRENVLPVGDLGIRKAIMQIYKLPEMPDELTVQKIASKNKWHPFCSHASLYLWSYLDNSPKL encoded by the coding sequence ATGAAAATGAACAAAAACTTGATTGCGGCTAAACATCTTTCAAAAAATGATAAACTTTTATCAACAATAATAAAAAGTAATGGCATTCGCAATTTAACATCAAATAATAAGTACTTCAATTCTTTATTGGATGCCATTATCGGGCAGCAATTGTCGATTGCCGCCGCCGCGACCATCAGAAAACGGTTCTACGCTTTCTTCAGCAATAAGCCAATCCCAGAACTAATCCTTGAAAGCGATGATTCGAACCTCAGAGCTTGCGGCCTTTCGAATGCAAAAGTTAAGTATGTAAAAGATTTATCGCTAAAAGTCGTTTCGAAAGAAATTTCACTCCGGAATTTCTCGAAAAAAACAGACGAAGAGGTTATTGAACTTCTCACGAAAGTAAAAGGTGTTGGTATTTGGACAGCACATATGTTTTTAATATTTACTCTTGGGAGGGAAAATGTTTTGCCGGTTGGGGATCTAGGAATTAGAAAAGCTATAATGCAGATTTATAAACTTCCTGAAATGCCCGACGAATTAACGGTTCAAAAAATTGCCTCTAAAAATAAATGGCACCCATTCTGTTCCCATGCTTCGTTATATTTGTGGTCGTATTTAGATAATTCTCCAAAATTGTAG
- the pelA gene encoding pectate lyase translates to MKSKSFRNLLLLLAILILFPILSFGQNSFNKIDVSGFDNSARHWYNINSDDNIIEPLPGKPRYSPNQILEIADNILLFQKKNGGWAKNYDMLAILSEEQKSKVTEAKSEQNTTYDNWTTHTHIHYLAQVYAVTRNDKYKEACINGINFVINSQYKNGGWPQYYPPSKGYDKHITFNDGVMSGILTLLNNIVQKLPIYSFVDSTLYNKVRDSYLLGLDCVLKCQIRQNGQLTVWGQQHDFETLEPTWARAFEPPSICNGESSDLVLFLMNLENPNQRIIDAINGAVQWFEKSKIYNLKLKTIRTEPVKYQNSTVTRDVIAVEDFDAPPIWARYYELETHRPLFCNRDKIVVYSLAEVHPERRAGYAWYTNEPKEVLKKYPEWQERWSPNFNALK, encoded by the coding sequence ATGAAGAGCAAATCGTTTAGAAATTTATTACTTCTTCTAGCAATTTTAATATTATTTCCAATTTTATCTTTTGGGCAAAATTCCTTTAATAAAATAGATGTTTCCGGTTTTGATAATAGCGCCCGGCATTGGTATAATATAAATTCTGATGATAATATCATTGAGCCGCTCCCAGGAAAACCTAGATACTCCCCTAATCAAATATTGGAGATTGCCGATAACATTCTTTTATTTCAAAAGAAAAATGGGGGCTGGGCAAAAAACTATGATATGCTCGCAATTTTAAGTGAAGAGCAAAAATCTAAAGTAACCGAAGCAAAAAGTGAACAGAATACAACCTACGATAATTGGACCACTCACACTCATATTCATTATCTTGCTCAAGTTTACGCCGTAACTAGGAATGATAAATATAAAGAAGCTTGCATAAACGGAATCAATTTTGTGATTAATTCCCAATATAAAAATGGAGGTTGGCCCCAATATTATCCTCCTTCAAAAGGTTATGATAAACACATCACATTTAATGATGGCGTTATGTCAGGCATACTTACACTTTTAAATAATATAGTTCAAAAATTACCAATATATAGTTTTGTTGATTCTACTCTTTACAATAAAGTACGAGATTCATACCTATTGGGGCTTGATTGTGTTTTAAAATGCCAGATAAGGCAAAATGGGCAATTGACTGTGTGGGGTCAGCAGCATGATTTCGAAACTCTTGAACCAACCTGGGCCCGGGCATTTGAACCTCCAAGTATCTGCAACGGAGAAAGCAGCGATTTGGTGCTTTTCCTTATGAATCTAGAAAACCCAAACCAAAGAATAATTGATGCCATTAATGGAGCGGTACAATGGTTCGAAAAATCAAAAATATATAATTTGAAGTTGAAGACCATAAGAACCGAACCAGTAAAATATCAAAACAGTACTGTTACGAGGGATGTAATTGCGGTTGAAGATTTTGACGCGCCTCCTATTTGGGCTCGATATTATGAATTAGAAACTCACCGCCCATTATTCTGTAATCGTGATAAAATTGTTGTTTATTCTTTGGCCGAAGTTCACCCCGAAAGAAGAGCCGGCTACGCCTGGTATACTAATGAACCAAAAGAAGTCTTGAAGAAATATCCCGAGTGGCAAGAACGTTGGTCCCCAAATTTTAACGCCCTTAAATAG
- a CDS encoding BlaI/MecI/CopY family transcriptional regulator, with protein sequence MMSKKNLPKPTESELEILQILWSEGGSTVKAVNEILNLKRDTGYTTTLKILQIMNEKGLVFRNEDERSHVYSAAIYENDVQKVLVDKLLDSAFSGSAAKLVMQALGNSKPSKEELKKIRELLNEMEKD encoded by the coding sequence ATGATGAGCAAAAAAAATCTTCCAAAACCAACCGAATCCGAATTGGAGATATTACAAATTTTATGGAGTGAGGGAGGTTCAACTGTTAAAGCGGTGAATGAAATATTAAATCTTAAACGGGATACCGGCTATACAACCACACTAAAAATTTTGCAAATTATGAATGAAAAGGGACTTGTATTTAGAAACGAAGATGAGAGAAGTCATGTTTATTCAGCCGCGATTTATGAAAATGATGTTCAAAAAGTATTAGTTGATAAATTATTGGATTCGGCATTCAGCGGGTCGGCCGCAAAATTGGTCATGCAGGCACTTGGAAATTCCAAACCATCGAAAGAAGAATTAAAGAAGATTCGTGAATTATTAAATGAAATGGAAAAGGATTAA
- the ruvA gene encoding Holliday junction branch migration protein RuvA — protein MIGYISGKVINKKPTKILVDVNGVGYLINISISTFEKIGDNDTVSLYTYLSVKEDALDLFGFYSLAEKEMFELLISVNGIGPKSAQSILSGIQIDDLKSAIFNGNIDRIVLIPGIGRKTAERLIIELRDKVDSIGGDGEIGNTQFSNVRGDAITALVNLGYNQKTAERIVRAITDKIPNISIEELIREALLNLNK, from the coding sequence ATGATTGGATACATCAGCGGAAAAGTAATCAACAAAAAACCAACAAAAATTCTTGTGGATGTTAATGGTGTTGGTTATTTAATTAATATATCAATCAGTACGTTTGAAAAAATTGGCGACAACGATACTGTATCTCTCTATACATATTTAAGTGTAAAGGAAGACGCTCTCGATCTATTCGGATTTTACAGTCTTGCCGAAAAAGAAATGTTTGAACTGCTGATATCGGTCAATGGAATCGGACCTAAATCGGCTCAAAGTATATTATCGGGTATTCAAATTGATGATTTGAAATCCGCAATCTTTAATGGCAATATCGATAGAATAGTATTAATTCCGGGGATCGGAAGAAAAACAGCCGAGCGGTTAATAATAGAACTACGCGATAAAGTTGATTCTATTGGTGGTGACGGTGAAATAGGAAATACACAGTTTTCTAATGTTAGGGGAGACGCAATTACAGCTTTAGTTAATTTGGGATATAATCAGAAAACAGCAGAAAGAATTGTTAGAGCAATTACCGATAAAATCCCAAATATTTCCATCGAAGAATTAATAAGAGAAGCGCTTCTAAACTTGAATAAATAA